From Hippoglossus stenolepis isolate QCI-W04-F060 chromosome 6, HSTE1.2, whole genome shotgun sequence, a single genomic window includes:
- the ngrn gene encoding neugrin, whose product MARPLQVLSLLSRLGARPLTPTNRFSSRGVAPWIGQSHVRRGRAAGHSQDMSEEEGGGHPEDVGDVEDKLQTLMDEGRKRQRTVKYHILRRQMTPPGAPQRKLTWEAIEQIRYLKQEQPEEWTVERLAEGFSVTPDVILRVLRNKFVPAPERKAKQDTKVMAALSQLVLPSGAGQDRLKLPGNKAVAILPSGSREGALISAADRMMISGALAKSPAPVTVLPTRLPAGIRKDAIETSSTEEDRPSSTNPTEEDTEEEESWDGWVLTDNQLEEFMEMEKPSPVVQVGNDFFDAEGNFMYRI is encoded by the exons ATGGCCCGGCCTCTGCAGgtcctctccctgctctccagGCTCGGTGCTCGGCCACTGACTCCCACTAACAGGTTCTCCAGCAGAGGCGTCGCTCCGTGGATCGGACAGAGCCATGTGCgcagaggcagagctgcaggacacagcCAGGACATGTCCGAGGAGGAGGGCGGAGGACATCCGGAGGATGTGGGGGACGTGGAGGACAAGCTCCAGACCTTGATGGA tgaaggtaggaagaggcagaggacagTGAAGTATCACATACTGAGGAGGCAGATGACTCCACCAGGAGCTCCACAGAGGAAGCTGACCTGGGAGGCTATTGAGCAGATCAG ATACCTGAAGCAAGAGCAGCCAGAGGAGTGGACAGTAGAGCGTCTAGCTGAGGGCTTCTCTGTCACCCCGGATGTCATCCTGAGGGTCCTCAGGAACAAGTTTGTTCCTGCGcctgaaagaaaagcaaagcaaGACACTAAAGTAATGGCTGCATTGAGTCAGctggtgctgccttcaggtgcagGGCAGGACAGACTGAAGCTGCCGGGGAACAAGGCGGTGGCCATACTCCCATCTGGAAGCAGAGAAGGTGCTTTAATCTCTGCAGCTGACCGGATGATGATCTCTGGAGCCCTGGCCAAGAGTCCAGCCCCAGTTACTGTTCTGCCCACCAGGCTCCCAGCTGGCATCAGGAAAGATGCCATAGAGACAAGCTCAACAGAGGAGGACAGGCCCAGCAGCACTAATCCaacagaggaggacacagaggaagaggagagctgGGATGGCTGGGTTTTGACAGATAACCAGCTGGAAGAGTTTATGGAGATGGAGAAGCCCTCTCCTGTGGTGCAAGTTGGGAATGATTTCTTTGATGCAGAGGGAAACTTTATGTATAGAATATGA